A segment of the Bacteriovorax sp. BAL6_X genome:
TCCGTCAGTCAGCTTTGAGATTACCTCAACACCGTTTACGAAATCTTCGCTTGCTTCAGCAATTACTACTGCTGGATCAGCTGCAAGTGGATTTGTATCCATTGCTGTTACGAAAATCGAATGTGGCTCAGAAGCTAAAGCTGGTGCTTTAGAAAATGGCCTTGTTCTGAAAGTAGGCCATAGACCTGATTCAACGAGAAGAGCTTGAACATCTTCTTTTGCTAAATCTTTTACTCCCGTGCCTTTGTAGTTTTCAAATGTAACTTGCTCGTTACCTGAAACTTCAATTACTAAAGTTTCAAACGCTCTTCTTGCACCACGGTTAATTTCAATAACCTTTCCGCTGATAGGTGCTGTATAAAGAACACCCTCAACTTTCTTACAAGAAAATAACGCCTGACCTTTTTTAACTTCGTCACCTACTTGAACAAGCATAGTTGGCTTCATTCCAACATAGTCTGGCCCAGTAAGAGCGACTTTAGTCACTTGAGGTCCTACCTCAATCTTTTGTGATGGCTTCCCACTGATAGGAAGATCCAATCCTCTCTTAATGTGAATCATAGCGACAAATCCCGTTATCTTGGTTTGTTAACAATAAAATATTTATGAAATTATTAGTTTTTTAACAGAAATACATAAAGTTGTAACCCTAATTTTAACTAATCACGGCACTCGTTTAAGAGACCACAACGCATTAAAACAAAGGCTATTGAGTCGACAATTATCGACCACAACATTTCTTGAATTTCTTACCTGAGCCACAAGTACATGGGTCGTTGCGTCCAACTTTTACGCCATCTCTCTTAACCTGCGCTACGATTGGCTCACCGTCAACGAAGAACCAGTCTCCATCAACTTTAACAAACTCAGAACGCTCATAATGCACATGGTCTTGTCCACCTAGGCCAAAAGTTGCCTTAAACTCAACCATTCCCCAGTCGTCCCTCTCTGTCCCCTCTGCAGTGTCAACGATCTCAAGGCCCTTCCACTCAGATTGTGATGACCATGCCTTGATTTCATTTACATCCATATCCTCTCTATGATCTGGATGTGTTGAATCAACGATAAAATCAATATCGCCGATTGTATAAGCAAAGTAGCGTGCACTCATAAGTTGAGCAGCAGTTTGGGCCTTGGCCTCACCTTTAACAATTGCTTCACATGTCTTTGTATCAAGACCAGAATTACTCATAATAAACTCCATTTAATATCGATATAATAAGTCGGTAAAATTCGTGTTTGTTTCATCAAAATATACCTTGCTTTCTAGTAGTCGACTAGAAATAAATGTAAAATGCTCCCTTAGCATTTTCTGGTATTTCGTACGACTTCTGCGAATTGCGTATTCGTCTTTGAACTCAAGGTCTTCAATTTGGCGATCCAACTCTTTATCCGTTGGAACAGTTAGATAAAAATACTTTAACTTCGAAGCAAGAATTGGCAAACAGTACTCTATCTCTTCATCAGTCAGGTACTGAAAGACACTCGTACACACACCAAGATCAAATGACTTCTTGGTCTTTTCATTCTTTCGACACCAGCTAACAATATCTGTTTGTTCTAACTTAAACTTTGTTGATTCAATTTTGTTTATTTTACGTTCTCTAACAACTTTATAAGCATATTCACTCGGCTCAATACCATGCGCTTTGTATGGTTTAAACTCTTCAAGAAGCGCTTCAAATAAGTGTCCAAGGCCAAAACCTAAGTCGACAATTGAGCTAATATCAATATACTCTAAACCAAATAAATTTTTAATATAGCCAACGTGTTGTTCCACATTACCTATTCCATCCATTTGATCAGCTTCCTCGTAGTTGACGTCCCAATAGTCTTTCGAGAACCCTTGTGATCCATTTTCTTTCATGTTGATTTAACCTTTAATGTCTTTCTAACTAAGTATGCATTCGAAATAAAACGGTAGATACCCACCGAGAAAATTGCCCCCCAGAGGAGCAAGAAGGATTGATTCAAATAGCTTAAATAGGCCAGAGGAAGAAAGCATGTAAAGAAGGCGATCAGCATGTGTCGTCCTAGAAAGTCGAAGCGATTAATTCCAAAGACTAGGCCATCGTAGACATAGGCAATCGACACCGGAATCTGAGCAATGGCAAGAAAGTATATAATCCCATTTATAGCCTCATGAATACTTTCATCATAGGTAAAAAGTGAGACTAGAGGACCATTTGCAAAAGTAAAAATAAGACAAAAGAAGACTCCGATGGCCCCACCCATAAAAAGTAATTTATGGTAGATCTCCTTCAAATACTCATGGCCTATATTTCTAAAAAGTGTTCCACCAATAATATTTCCAGAAGTGGCCACACCATCTGTGAAGAAAGAAGCAAATAGCCAAAGATTTAATATAATTTGATGGGCCGCAAGCGCTTTTAAAGAGATAGAGCTTGCAACTTTAGTGGCCAAGAAAAAACTTAATGTTAAGAAGGCCGAACGCATGAAGACATTAATCGAGCTTTTTCCCATATGAAACGCATCGGCCAGGATAATTTTTTGCGATAAGAAAAGATGGCGAACCTTTTCATGGATAAGTATGTAGTAGAGGCTAATAAAGAAGCCAATTGCATTAGCAATAATTGTTGCGGCTGCAACACTTGAAAGTCCCATATTGAGTTGATAGAGCCCAAGGTAAGACAAGATAATATTTACCGCAGTGGCCACACCAATAATACCCAAGACAATATTTACCTTTGCCATTCCTCTAAGAACAGATAAGGCCGACATGAATAATAAAATAAAAACATGTCCATAGAGTCTCGTTAAGAAATACTCATCACATAAAGAGTAGAGATCTTTCGTTACACTTAAAAATTCATAAATAAAGTGTCGAGTCGGAACAAAGATCAATACGAGTAGAAATCCAATCGAGAAAGCAATTAGAAATGTGAGTTTGATAAGCGAGACAACATTTTCATACTCACCTTTAGCAAGTTTCTGAGAGATCGCTTGAATAGGTGCGTGTACTAAGAAGTTAAACATCCATGTGATGGATGACATAATTGAAACACCGATGGCCATAGCGGCCAGCATATTAGTATCAAAATTTCCAACAAGGGCCGTATCGACAATTGAGCTTAGTGGCTCAAGCATCGATGCGAGGATAGAAGGAATAGAAAGGGCCCAAAGGCCCTTATATGTTAACCAATCACGGTTCAATTTTTCTTCTTTTAAAATTTATTAGTATTTAGTTACTGCAGAGAAAATTGCAATAAAAATTAGTGCAAGAATTAAACCTAGACCAAAAAGGCGATTTGCTTTCATGCGTTTTGCAAGAATTGGCCCAAGAGCAGATACTGCAACCCATAATCCAACTTTAACTTTAACCCATAGAGGCCAACCTTCTCCATGACTAACACCGATACGAGCAAGAAGCCCCATACCACCTACAAAAAGTAGGAAACTTGCAATACCAGAAGTAATTTTAAACAACTTTCTGTTTTGCGCTTCAGTACTTACAAATTGGGGTGCAAAGGCCGCAACCATAAGAACAACCATAAATACGTGAAGTACTTTGTAAAATTCATAACTCATTTCTTTTCTCCATTTCTCTCTTCAAGACTCGTCATTTTGTCATTTAATATACTTAAAGTTTTATTTATTTTAGCTAGCTCTCTTTCTAACATTAAATCTTCTCTATGTAGACTACTTTGCATCCCTTCTACATTTCTTTTCAGGGCCTGTACACGTTTTCCAGTTGTAAGAAATTGTCGACCAAGCATAACATTGGCAAAAATTGCAGTATAAGTAGCAAATAGGCCCGTACCAAAAATCATTAGAACGATAGCTGTAACTCTTCCCCAAAATGTAATAGGAGTAATATCTCCATAACCAACAGTAGTTATTGTGGTAAATGCCCACCAAATAGCATCACCAAGCTCAGTAACTTTTGGATTTTGTCCATTTTCAAAATGTAGGAAGACGTAGGCGAAAATAACAACACCGAGGTTACCTATGATAGTTATAAACCAAAAGGCAACAGTTTTGAATAAATAGATAAAGCGTTCTATAAATACACGAAAACCTGAGCGCAAAACTAACCTCTTCTACAAAATTTTAATTTACTATATAATATTTAATATGAGCTATTTTGGAAACAGCAATAAGGGAGAAAAGATCTTTCGCGGTGCATATAACTATTATCGCAAAGACAACCTCTATGCTGAAGAAACATTTGAAGTTTATCGCAGGCCCAAACTCCACCAAATCTACTTTGAAGGAGAGATGCTCGCACGAGTTATGACGGGAGAACTACTAAAGATCAACGTCGCTTACACTGTTGATAAAGAATACACTCCTGTAAAAGTTCAAATCATAAAAAGTCTTGGGGAGCAAATATCTAAAGAGATATTCTTATTTGACCATTCAACTAGTGAACTAAAATATCAATTTGAGTGTGATGGTGAAGTAAATCGAGAGTCTATTACAACATCCCCAAAATTCTACGTAACCACTCCACTAAGTTGCTGCAGTATGCTCTTTCTTTGGTCAAAGAAGTTTGATTCAGTTGGAAAAAACTACTACTCATTCTTTTCGACAAATAATCAATGGAAGTATGAGGGCCCAATTATCAATAACAGTATAATTGTAGAACGAGCGGCCCAAACATCAGAATCAATAAAGATTGCGGGAACAACAGTTACAGCTGTTCAGTACAAATTATTTGAAAAGACAGAATCAGAAGACAGTAAAGACTTAAAAGTCACACCAGATTTTCTAAACATCTGGCTCTCTCAGCATCAAACTATTCCATACATTATAAAAGACAAGCAAGGTACTAATATTACTATTAAATATCTTAACAGCCTCGATCGCAGTTAAACACATAAAAGCTTTAAAGTTAGTTTCCATAAAACATAAGAATAATTAACGTCAAATAATGTATAAAATAGATATATGAGAAGTTATTTTTTTACATTTAAACTTTCTTTACTCCTAATCACATCTTCTTGTGCGAAAATTTCTATTAAAAGAAGTGATATAAGCAATAAGGGCCAGCTCCACCTTTCAAAGCAGCTCTCTCCTTTTATGTCAGATGGATGTTCAAAATGGCCGAATGGAACACTTGCAAATCCGGACGCATGGCTTAAGTGTTGTTTTGTTCACGACCAACAGTATTGGCTGGGAGGTACGGAAGGCCAACGTTTTAATGCTGATCAACAATTAAAGGCCTGTGTAAAAGAAGAATTTACTGATTGGATGTCAATCATCATGTATTTAGGAGTTCGTATCGGAGGAGGGCCACAATACCAAACTTCCTACCGCTGGGGATATGGATGGAACTATGACAGAGGTTATATCCCCCTAACTCAAGAGGAGATTGATTATGCCAAGACAATAGCTCCCAAAGAATTTGATGATATAAAAAAATACATAAGGAAGACAAAGTAATGAAGAGCAAATTACATCTAATTATTCTTCTTATTCCCTTATTCACAATTGCCCAAGAGATGCCAATGAATCGAGTTAGCGAGGAGAAACCACGCTATTTTCCAATCTGGGGAGATGAGGCAAAAAAGCGAGGCTACACTCTTCCTCGTCCCTATGGAGTTAATATTTCAAGAGTAGAACATGATGAAAGATTTGGTGTAAAAAATGCGACTTTAAATGGTGAAGACCTATTTGAAGCTCTTCCAGTGACTGGAGATGTAAAGGTCGATACTGAAACAAAAATAAATATGATTCGAACTGATTTTTGGCTACTACCATTCTTCAACTTATATCTTGGTTTGGGTCAAATTCACTCCAATATAAAACTTGAATTTAAAACACAAAGGCCCATAGTCGGTAGCCAACAACACAATATCCCGTTTAAAGCAAGTGGAACTGTCGCAAACCTTGGAGGAGTCCTAGTTGCTGGTTACAATAGCTGGTTTGTCATGACTAATTTTAACTTAACCGATGTAATCATTGAAAACGAGCTTGATGTAAATCTGTACAGTATTGCATTTAGAGGCGGATATAACGCTGGAAAGCTTCAAATTTTTACAGGCGCAATGTATATAGACAGCAATATTCAAATCACCGGCTCACGCCAAGATATTGTACTTAACGTAAGCCTTTCATCTAGTGGTTGGCATGGACTTGCTGGCCTAAACTATGAGATTAACCGTGAGTTTGGACTAACAACAGAACTAAGCTTCGGTGAGCGTTATATGTACCTACTCGAGTTTGGATATCGATTCTAATCCAGAGTATTCACAAAATCTTTAGAGGCCTCTAAAGCTTCTTTAAAATTTGTGCGATGGATTTGGTACGGCTCCATCTGTTTTGTAAGCTTTGCCATTGTAGAATTCTTCCACTTTTTCACACGTGAATCAATGACAACGACAGCACCTGCATCGGTCTCTGTTCTAAGTAGTCTTCCAAGTTTTTGATGTAAATTTCTTGTTCTATGGGCAAGGTAGTAGTCTTCAAATTCGTTACCAATATTTGTCTCATAATATTCGCGACGAAGTCGAATAACTTGTTCCATAGAAAGGTCAGGAATTTTATCAATAAAGACAAATCTCAAGGCATCACCAGGAACATCAATCCCCTCGCCAAAAGATTCCATTC
Coding sequences within it:
- a CDS encoding YchJ family protein, yielding MSNSGLDTKTCEAIVKGEAKAQTAAQLMSARYFAYTIGDIDFIVDSTHPDHREDMDVNEIKAWSSQSEWKGLEIVDTAEGTERDDWGMVEFKATFGLGGQDHVHYERSEFVKVDGDWFFVDGEPIVAQVKRDGVKVGRNDPCTCGSGKKFKKCCGR
- a CDS encoding class I SAM-dependent methyltransferase, whose protein sequence is MKENGSQGFSKDYWDVNYEEADQMDGIGNVEQHVGYIKNLFGLEYIDISSIVDLGFGLGHLFEALLEEFKPYKAHGIEPSEYAYKVVRERKINKIESTKFKLEQTDIVSWCRKNEKTKKSFDLGVCTSVFQYLTDEEIEYCLPILASKLKYFYLTVPTDKELDRQIEDLEFKDEYAIRRSRTKYQKMLREHFTFISSRLLESKVYFDETNTNFTDLLYRY
- a CDS encoding potassium channel family protein — translated: MRSGFRVFIERFIYLFKTVAFWFITIIGNLGVVIFAYVFLHFENGQNPKVTELGDAIWWAFTTITTVGYGDITPITFWGRVTAIVLMIFGTGLFATYTAIFANVMLGRQFLTTGKRVQALKRNVEGMQSSLHREDLMLERELAKINKTLSILNDKMTSLEERNGEKK
- a CDS encoding SirB2 family protein, which gives rise to MSYEFYKVLHVFMVVLMVAAFAPQFVSTEAQNRKLFKITSGIASFLLFVGGMGLLARIGVSHGEGWPLWVKVKVGLWVAVSALGPILAKRMKANRLFGLGLILALIFIAIFSAVTKY
- a CDS encoding MATE family efflux transporter — protein: MNRDWLTYKGLWALSIPSILASMLEPLSSIVDTALVGNFDTNMLAAMAIGVSIMSSITWMFNFLVHAPIQAISQKLAKGEYENVVSLIKLTFLIAFSIGFLLVLIFVPTRHFIYEFLSVTKDLYSLCDEYFLTRLYGHVFILLFMSALSVLRGMAKVNIVLGIIGVATAVNIILSYLGLYQLNMGLSSVAAATIIANAIGFFISLYYILIHEKVRHLFLSQKIILADAFHMGKSSINVFMRSAFLTLSFFLATKVASSISLKALAAHQIILNLWLFASFFTDGVATSGNIIGGTLFRNIGHEYLKEIYHKLLFMGGAIGVFFCLIFTFANGPLVSLFTYDESIHEAINGIIYFLAIAQIPVSIAYVYDGLVFGINRFDFLGRHMLIAFFTCFLPLAYLSYLNQSFLLLWGAIFSVGIYRFISNAYLVRKTLKVKST